A window of the Gasterosteus aculeatus chromosome 21, fGasAcu3.hap1.1, whole genome shotgun sequence genome harbors these coding sequences:
- the myom1b gene encoding myomesin-1 isoform X5: protein MSGSVPFYQKHHRHYDRSYRSKETESRLSQYQTGSRYTAAGTTSASTSASTSRSGGLKVTSYSGLEASRLSPVPTRVKPTYLAVDKENQIIGYVVPIFRGSQEFAAGFSDTEERRVRDTAGYMARRDLFTSGLEMERSEQISRREAMRGSAERISLKKRIHEHGEHFKRMNEDSLMHAPDFVIKPRSHTVWEKQSVRLHCTVSGWPDPRVVWYKNNVAIDPLSNAGKYKIESRYSVHSLEINKCDFDDTAQYRVSAMNSKGEQSVFASVVVKRFKGEVDESLPSPRRAGTEDGPVSEYGINFQTHIVDTFGVSFGREGETMSLGCTVIIYPALHRYQPEVQWYRDDVLLCPSKWNHMCWSGDRATLTFTHLNKEDEGLYTLRVTTKSGYETYSAYVFVRDAEAEVERAPGAPLDVRCLDANKDYIIVSWKQPAVDGGDSISGYFVDRCEVGTTHWIQCNETPVKFARFPVTGLVEGRSYMFRVRAVNANGMSRASRASEPVAAMDPADRARKRGTSAPWTGQIIVTEEEPAEGIVPGRPLELQVTEATKNYVVLSWNPPGEKGLEGVMYYVEKCVSGTDSWQRVNTEIPVRSPRFALFDLAEGKSYSFRVRCCNSAGVGEPSDPTEATTVGDKLDIPSAPSKVVPTQNTDTSVVVSWEASREAKEMVGYYIEGSVVGSGAWEPCNNKPVNATRFICHGLTTGEKYVFRVRAVNAAGLSQFSPESEPVEVKAAIASPAPPFGISVLECVRDSMVLAWKQPSFIGGADITGYFLDYREVVDGVPEKWHEANTRAVSERAYRVSDLRENKKYQFQVRAANMAGVGIPSQPSDTFLCEEWTIAVPGPPHDLQVREVRSDSLVLLWKPPVYQGRDPVNGFYVDIKEAGAPQEAWRGVNTKATESAFIKITDVKEGESYVFRVRAQNYAGVGQVSAVTEPVVALTKPGTKEIVVDVDDNGVVSLNFECGDMTADSKFVWSKNYEEITDPSRLTLETKGNKSKAAFNTPAEEDVGIYSCLVTHTDGASSSYSLSEEELKRLLVISHDHKFPVIPLKSDLAVELLEKGKVRFWLQADKMTANGKVDYIFNDNAVSQGDKYKMNFDKNTGVIEMIMDCLTPADEGTFTFQLQDGKATNQSSLVLIGDVFKALQKESEFQMKEWVRKQGPHFIEYLSYEVTQECCVILKCKVGNMKKETSALWYKDGHQIKADDSLGFTEGVLKLEIAQISKKDSGVYEVVLKDDRGKDTSTLNLTDQGFKDLMNEVFSFIANSSTPLKITSTDEGVRLYTFVNFYNDLLQVTWHYKDSAIAFSDRVKSGVVGEQLWLQITEPTEKDTGKYAIEFHDGKAGLRRTVELSGQAFDDAFAEFKRLQAAAIAERSRARVAGGLPDVVTIQEGKALNLTCNISGDPLPEVTWLKNDREITSDDHCILSIASGKFASFTITAVNTMDSGKYSILVKNKYGTESGDFTLEIVEETPDFGTTSYSTDAEGNVVFGPNTPKEKMKTAVTGTKKQKRKESVTKTLPVEKAAAEPEACDPKQKGDAEVVAADRPLTAEQSEASEPPADTAEEPAAETHSI, encoded by the exons ATGTCCGGATCGGTTCCGTTCTACCAGAAGCACCATCGCCACTATGACAGAAGCTACCGCAGCAAGGAGACGGAGTCCAGGCTCAGCCAGTACCAGACCGGCAGCAGGTACACCGCGGCCGGCACCACCTCCGCCAGCACCTCCGCCAGCACCAGCAGGAGCGGGGG CCTTAAAGTGACTTCGTATTCTGGGCTGGAGGCGAGCAGACTGAGCCCCGTGCCCACGAGAGTCAAGCCAACGTACTTGGCTGTGGATAAAGAGAACCAAATCATCGGCTACGTAGTGCCTATCTTCAGGGGCAG TCAAGAGTTCGCTGCAGGATTTTCGGACACCGAGGAGAGAAGGGTGAGAGACACGGCTGGATACATGGCCCGCAGGGATTTGTTCACCAGCGGCCTGGAGATGGAGAGGTCAGAGCAGATCTCCAGGAGGGAGGCCATGCGCGGGTCGGCCGAGCGCATCTCTCTGAAAAAAAGG ATCCATGAACACGGGGAACATTTCAAGCGCATGAACGAAGACAGCCTGATGCACGCCCCGGACTTTGTGATCAAACCTCGCTCCCACACCGTGTGGGAGAAGCAGAGTGTGCGGCTGCATTGCACCGTCAGCGGCTGGCCGGACCCGCGGGTCGTCTG GTACAAGAACAATGTGGCCATTGACCCTCTTTCCAATGCTGGCAAGTATAAGATCGAGAGCAGATACAGCGTGCACTCCCTGGAGATTAACAA GTGTGATTTTGATGACACGGCGCAGTATCGCGTCTCTGCCATGAACTCCAAGGGGGAGCAGTCTGTATTTGCCTCCGTCGTGGTCAAGA GGTTCAAGGGAGAAGTCGATGAGTCCTTGCCATCACCCAGAC GTGCCGGTACTGAAG ATGGCCCAGTGTCGGAGTACGGCATCAACTTCCAGACTCACATTGTTGATACGTTTGGCGTGTCGTTTGGAAGAGAGGGCGAGACCATGAGTCTGGGATGTACGGTCATCATCTACCCGGCTCTGCACCGCTACCAGCCAGAGGTCCAGTGGTACAGAGACG ATGTTCTGCTGTGTCCCTCTAAGTGGAACCACATGTGCTGGAGTGGAGACCGAGCCACGCTGACTTTCACACACCTCAACAAAGAGGACGAGGGCCTTTACACCCTGCGCGTCACCACCAAGTCCGGATATGAAACCTACTCAGCCTACGTCTTTGTCAGAG acGCTGAAGCCGAGGTGGAGAGAGCTCCGGGTGCCCCTCTGGATGTGCGCTGCCTGGACGCCAACAAGGATTACATCATTGTGTCCTGGAAGCAGCCGGCTGTCGATGGCGGTGACTCCATCTCGGGCTACTTTGTGGACAG ATGTGAGGTTGGAACCACCCACTGGATCCAGTGCAACGAGACTCCTGTTAAATTTGCCCGTTTCCCCGTCACCGGCCTGGTGGAGGGCCGCTCCTACATGTTCCGCGTGCGCGCCGTCAACGCCAACGGCATGAGCCGCGCGTCACGAGCCTCTGAGCCGGTGGCGGCCATGGACCCGGCTGACCGCGCCCGCAAGAGAG GTACCTCTGCTCCGTGGACCGGCCAAATCATTGTCACAGAGGAGGAACCTGCAG AGGGCATCGTCCCCGGCCGACCTCTTGAGCTGCAGGTGACCGAAGCGACCAAGAACTACGTGGTGCTGAGCTGGAACCCACCCGGGGAGAAAGGCCTCGAGGGCGTCATGTACTACGTGGAAAAG TGCGTCTCGGGCACCGACAGCTGGCAGAGGGTGAACACGGAGATCCCGGTCAGGTCTCCTCGCTTCGCGCTGTTCGACCTCGCCGAGGGGAAGTCCTACAGCTTCCGCGTCCGCTGCTGCAACTCGGCGGGCGTCGGCGAGCCGTCCGACCCCACGGAGGCCACCACCGTCGGCGACAAGCTCG ACATCCCGTCCGCCCCGAGCAAAGTCGTCCCGACCCAAAACACGGACACGTCGGTCGTGGTGTCGTGGGAGGCGTCGCGGGAGGCCAAGGAGATGGTGGGATACTACATCGAGGGGAGCGTCGTGGGCAGCGGCGCGTGGGAGCCGTGCAACAACAAACCGGTGAACGCCACCAG GTTCATCTGCCACGGCCTGACGACGGGGGAGAAGTACGTGTTCAGGGTGAGGGCGGTGAACGCCGCGGGGCTCAGCCAGTTCTCCCCGGAGTCTGAGCCGGTGGAGGTGAAGGCTGCTATCG CCTCCCCTGCTCCTCCCTTCGGCATCTCCGTCCTGGAGTGTGTGCGCGACTCCATGGTGCTGGCCTGGAAGCAGCCGAGCTTCATCGGCGGCGCGGATATCACCGGCTACTTCTTGGATTACCGCGAGGTCGTCGACGGCGTGCCGGAGAAGTGGCACGAGGCCAACACCAGGGCCGTCAGCGAGAGGGCCTACAGG GTGTCCGACCTGAGGGAGAACAAGAAGTACCAGTTCCAGGTGCGGGCGGCCAACATGGCCGGCGTCGGCATCCCGTCGCAGCCCAGTGACACGTTCCTGTGCGAGGAGTGGACCATCGCCGTGCCAG GGCCTCCTCACGACCTGCAAGTAAGAGAGGTCCGGAGTGACTCCCTGGTGTTGCTATGGAAACCGCCTGTGTACCAGGGCCGCGACCCGGTCAACGGTTTCTACGTCGACATCAAGGAGGCGGGCGCGCCGCAGGAGGCCTGGAGAGGAGTCAACACCAAGGCCACGGAGAGCGCGTTCATCAAG ATCACGGACGTGAAGGAAGGAGAGTCGTATGTGTTCAGGGTGCGCGCCCAGAACTACGCCGGCGTTGGACAAGTCTCCGCCGTGACGGAGCCGGTCGTGGCGCTCACCAAaccag GCACCAAGGAGATAGTGGTGGACGTCGATGACAACGGCGTCGTCTCCCTGAACTTTGAGTGCGGCGACATGACGGCCGACTCCAAATTTGTGTGGTCCAAGAATTACGAGGAGATCACGGATCCGTCCCGCTTGACTTTGGAGACCAAGGGAAACAA GTCCAAAGCCGCTTTCAACACCCCTGCGGAGGAGGACGTAGGTATCTACTCATGTCTGGTCACCCACACTGATGGTGCTTCATCCAGCTACAGTCTCTCTGAAGAAG AGTTGAAGAGGCTGCTGGTGATCAGTCATGACCACAAGTTCCCCG TTATTCCGCTGAAGTCGGACTTGgccgtggagctgctggagaagggAAAGGTTCGCTTTTGGCTGCAGGCGGACAAGATGACGGCTAACGGCAAAGTGGACTACATCTTCAACGATAACGCCGTCTCTCAGGGGGAC aaatacaaaatgaactTTGACAAAAACACCGGCGTGATCGAGATGATCATGGACTGTCTGACTCCGGCGGACGAGGGCACCTTCACCTTCCAGCTGCAGGATGGCAAAGCGACCAACCAGTCCAGCTTGGTGCTGATAGGCGACG TGTTCAAGGCGCTGCAGAAGGAATCAGAGTTCCAGATGAAAGAATGGGTCAGAAAGCAAG GTCCTCACTTCATCGAGTATTTGAGTTATGAGGTGACACAAGAGTGCTGCGTGATCCTCAAGTGCAAG GTTGGAAACATGAAGAAGGAGACGTCGGCGCTGTGGTACAAAGACGGCCACCAGATCAAAGCGGACGACAGTCTCGGCTTCACCGAGGGAGTCCTCAAGCTGGAAATTGCTCAA ATTTCCAAGAAGGACTCTGGTGTGTACGAAGTCGTTCTGAAGGACGACAGAGGGAAAGACACGTCCACGTTGAATCTGACGGATCAAG GTTTCAAAGACTTGATGAAtgaagttttcagttttatcG CCAATTCCTCCACCCCGCTGAAGATCACGAGCACTGATGAGGGCGTCCGACTCTACACCTTCGTCAACTTCTACAACGATTTACTCCAAGTGACGTGGCACTACAA GGATTCGGCCATCGCCTTTTCTGACCGGGTGAAGAGTGGCGTGGTGGGAGAGCAGCTGTGGCTGCAGATCACGGAGCCCACGGAGAAAGACACGGGCAAATACGCCATCGAGTTCCACGATGGCAAAGCGGGCCTGCGGAGGACCGTTGAGCTGTCCGGTCAAG CATTTGACGACGCGTTTGCAGAATTCAAGAGACTCCA AGCTGCTGCCATTGCAGAGAGAA GTCGTGCTCGAGTAGCAGGAGGCCTTCCCGACGTGGTCACCATCCAGGAGGGCAAG GCCCTCAATCTCACCTGCAATATCTCGGGCGACCCTTTGCCCGAGGTCACCTGGCTGAAGAACGACAGGGAGATCACCTCCGACGACCACTGCATCCTCAGCATCGCCTCGGGCAAGTTCGCCAGCTTCACCATCACCGCCGTGAACACGATGGACTCCGGCAAGTACAGCATCCTGGTGAAGAACAAGTACGGCACGGAGAGCGGGGACTTCACT CTGGAGATCGTGGAGGAAACGCCTGACTTCGGCACCACCTCGTACTCCACCGACGCAGAGGGAAACGTGGTGTTTGGACCAAACACCCCGAAGGAAAAGATGAAGACCGCAGTCACTGGAACCaaaaagcagaagaggaagg AATCTGTAACTAAGACGCTTCCAGTGGAGAAGGCTGCAGCGGAACCCGAAGCTTGCGATCCCAAACAAAAAGGGGATGCAGAAGTAGTTGCTGCTGACCGGCCTTTGACCGCTGAGCAGTCAGAAGCATCCGAGCCGCCGGCAGACACAGCAGAGGAGCCCGCAGCTGAAACACACTCAATCTGA
- the myom1b gene encoding myomesin-1 isoform X4 produces the protein MSGSVPFYQKHHRHYDRSYRSKETESRLSQYQTGSRYTAAGTTSASTSASTSRSGGLKVTSYSGLEASRLSPVPTRVKPTYLAVDKENQIIGYVVPIFRGSQEFAAGFSDTEERRVRDTAGYMARRDLFTSGLEMERSEQISRREAMRGSAERISLKKRIHEHGEHFKRMNEDSLMHAPDFVIKPRSHTVWEKQSVRLHCTVSGWPDPRVVWYKNNVAIDPLSNAGKYKIESRYSVHSLEINKCDFDDTAQYRVSAMNSKGEQSVFASVVVKRFKGEVDESLPSPRRAGTEDGPVSEYGINFQTHIVDTFGVSFGREGETMSLGCTVIIYPALHRYQPEVQWYRDDVLLCPSKWNHMCWSGDRATLTFTHLNKEDEGLYTLRVTTKSGYETYSAYVFVRDAEAEVERAPGAPLDVRCLDANKDYIIVSWKQPAVDGGDSISGYFVDRCEVGTTHWIQCNETPVKFARFPVTGLVEGRSYMFRVRAVNANGMSRASRASEPVAAMDPADRARKRGTSAPWTGQIIVTEEEPAEGIVPGRPLELQVTEATKNYVVLSWNPPGEKGLEGVMYYVEKCVSGTDSWQRVNTEIPVRSPRFALFDLAEGKSYSFRVRCCNSAGVGEPSDPTEATTVGDKLDIPSAPSKVVPTQNTDTSVVVSWEASREAKEMVGYYIEGSVVGSGAWEPCNNKPVNATRFICHGLTTGEKYVFRVRAVNAAGLSQFSPESEPVEVKAAIGGGIPHASPAPPFGISVLECVRDSMVLAWKQPSFIGGADITGYFLDYREVVDGVPEKWHEANTRAVSERAYRVSDLRENKKYQFQVRAANMAGVGIPSQPSDTFLCEEWTIAVPGPPHDLQVREVRSDSLVLLWKPPVYQGRDPVNGFYVDIKEAGAPQEAWRGVNTKATESAFIKITDVKEGESYVFRVRAQNYAGVGQVSAVTEPVVALTKPGTKEIVVDVDDNGVVSLNFECGDMTADSKFVWSKNYEEITDPSRLTLETKGNKSKAAFNTPAEEDVGIYSCLVTHTDGASSSYSLSEEELKRLLVISHDHKFPVIPLKSDLAVELLEKGKVRFWLQADKMTANGKVDYIFNDNAVSQGDKYKMNFDKNTGVIEMIMDCLTPADEGTFTFQLQDGKATNQSSLVLIGDVFKALQKESEFQMKEWVRKQGPHFIEYLSYEVTQECCVILKCKVGNMKKETSALWYKDGHQIKADDSLGFTEGVLKLEIAQISKKDSGVYEVVLKDDRGKDTSTLNLTDQGFKDLMNEVFSFIANSSTPLKITSTDEGVRLYTFVNFYNDLLQVTWHYKDSAIAFSDRVKSGVVGEQLWLQITEPTEKDTGKYAIEFHDGKAGLRRTVELSGQAFDDAFAEFKRLQAAAIAERSRARVAGGLPDVVTIQEGKALNLTCNISGDPLPEVTWLKNDREITSDDHCILSIASGKFASFTITAVNTMDSGKYSILVKNKYGTESGDFTLEIVEETPDFGTTSYSTDAEGNVVFGPNTPKEKMKTAVTGTKKQKRKESVTKTLPVEKAAAEPEACDPKQKGDAEVVAADRPLTAEQSEASEPPADTAEEPAAETHSI, from the exons ATGTCCGGATCGGTTCCGTTCTACCAGAAGCACCATCGCCACTATGACAGAAGCTACCGCAGCAAGGAGACGGAGTCCAGGCTCAGCCAGTACCAGACCGGCAGCAGGTACACCGCGGCCGGCACCACCTCCGCCAGCACCTCCGCCAGCACCAGCAGGAGCGGGGG CCTTAAAGTGACTTCGTATTCTGGGCTGGAGGCGAGCAGACTGAGCCCCGTGCCCACGAGAGTCAAGCCAACGTACTTGGCTGTGGATAAAGAGAACCAAATCATCGGCTACGTAGTGCCTATCTTCAGGGGCAG TCAAGAGTTCGCTGCAGGATTTTCGGACACCGAGGAGAGAAGGGTGAGAGACACGGCTGGATACATGGCCCGCAGGGATTTGTTCACCAGCGGCCTGGAGATGGAGAGGTCAGAGCAGATCTCCAGGAGGGAGGCCATGCGCGGGTCGGCCGAGCGCATCTCTCTGAAAAAAAGG ATCCATGAACACGGGGAACATTTCAAGCGCATGAACGAAGACAGCCTGATGCACGCCCCGGACTTTGTGATCAAACCTCGCTCCCACACCGTGTGGGAGAAGCAGAGTGTGCGGCTGCATTGCACCGTCAGCGGCTGGCCGGACCCGCGGGTCGTCTG GTACAAGAACAATGTGGCCATTGACCCTCTTTCCAATGCTGGCAAGTATAAGATCGAGAGCAGATACAGCGTGCACTCCCTGGAGATTAACAA GTGTGATTTTGATGACACGGCGCAGTATCGCGTCTCTGCCATGAACTCCAAGGGGGAGCAGTCTGTATTTGCCTCCGTCGTGGTCAAGA GGTTCAAGGGAGAAGTCGATGAGTCCTTGCCATCACCCAGAC GTGCCGGTACTGAAG ATGGCCCAGTGTCGGAGTACGGCATCAACTTCCAGACTCACATTGTTGATACGTTTGGCGTGTCGTTTGGAAGAGAGGGCGAGACCATGAGTCTGGGATGTACGGTCATCATCTACCCGGCTCTGCACCGCTACCAGCCAGAGGTCCAGTGGTACAGAGACG ATGTTCTGCTGTGTCCCTCTAAGTGGAACCACATGTGCTGGAGTGGAGACCGAGCCACGCTGACTTTCACACACCTCAACAAAGAGGACGAGGGCCTTTACACCCTGCGCGTCACCACCAAGTCCGGATATGAAACCTACTCAGCCTACGTCTTTGTCAGAG acGCTGAAGCCGAGGTGGAGAGAGCTCCGGGTGCCCCTCTGGATGTGCGCTGCCTGGACGCCAACAAGGATTACATCATTGTGTCCTGGAAGCAGCCGGCTGTCGATGGCGGTGACTCCATCTCGGGCTACTTTGTGGACAG ATGTGAGGTTGGAACCACCCACTGGATCCAGTGCAACGAGACTCCTGTTAAATTTGCCCGTTTCCCCGTCACCGGCCTGGTGGAGGGCCGCTCCTACATGTTCCGCGTGCGCGCCGTCAACGCCAACGGCATGAGCCGCGCGTCACGAGCCTCTGAGCCGGTGGCGGCCATGGACCCGGCTGACCGCGCCCGCAAGAGAG GTACCTCTGCTCCGTGGACCGGCCAAATCATTGTCACAGAGGAGGAACCTGCAG AGGGCATCGTCCCCGGCCGACCTCTTGAGCTGCAGGTGACCGAAGCGACCAAGAACTACGTGGTGCTGAGCTGGAACCCACCCGGGGAGAAAGGCCTCGAGGGCGTCATGTACTACGTGGAAAAG TGCGTCTCGGGCACCGACAGCTGGCAGAGGGTGAACACGGAGATCCCGGTCAGGTCTCCTCGCTTCGCGCTGTTCGACCTCGCCGAGGGGAAGTCCTACAGCTTCCGCGTCCGCTGCTGCAACTCGGCGGGCGTCGGCGAGCCGTCCGACCCCACGGAGGCCACCACCGTCGGCGACAAGCTCG ACATCCCGTCCGCCCCGAGCAAAGTCGTCCCGACCCAAAACACGGACACGTCGGTCGTGGTGTCGTGGGAGGCGTCGCGGGAGGCCAAGGAGATGGTGGGATACTACATCGAGGGGAGCGTCGTGGGCAGCGGCGCGTGGGAGCCGTGCAACAACAAACCGGTGAACGCCACCAG GTTCATCTGCCACGGCCTGACGACGGGGGAGAAGTACGTGTTCAGGGTGAGGGCGGTGAACGCCGCGGGGCTCAGCCAGTTCTCCCCGGAGTCTGAGCCGGTGGAGGTGAAGGCTGCTATCG GGGGCGGCATCCCTCACG CCTCCCCTGCTCCTCCCTTCGGCATCTCCGTCCTGGAGTGTGTGCGCGACTCCATGGTGCTGGCCTGGAAGCAGCCGAGCTTCATCGGCGGCGCGGATATCACCGGCTACTTCTTGGATTACCGCGAGGTCGTCGACGGCGTGCCGGAGAAGTGGCACGAGGCCAACACCAGGGCCGTCAGCGAGAGGGCCTACAGG GTGTCCGACCTGAGGGAGAACAAGAAGTACCAGTTCCAGGTGCGGGCGGCCAACATGGCCGGCGTCGGCATCCCGTCGCAGCCCAGTGACACGTTCCTGTGCGAGGAGTGGACCATCGCCGTGCCAG GGCCTCCTCACGACCTGCAAGTAAGAGAGGTCCGGAGTGACTCCCTGGTGTTGCTATGGAAACCGCCTGTGTACCAGGGCCGCGACCCGGTCAACGGTTTCTACGTCGACATCAAGGAGGCGGGCGCGCCGCAGGAGGCCTGGAGAGGAGTCAACACCAAGGCCACGGAGAGCGCGTTCATCAAG ATCACGGACGTGAAGGAAGGAGAGTCGTATGTGTTCAGGGTGCGCGCCCAGAACTACGCCGGCGTTGGACAAGTCTCCGCCGTGACGGAGCCGGTCGTGGCGCTCACCAAaccag GCACCAAGGAGATAGTGGTGGACGTCGATGACAACGGCGTCGTCTCCCTGAACTTTGAGTGCGGCGACATGACGGCCGACTCCAAATTTGTGTGGTCCAAGAATTACGAGGAGATCACGGATCCGTCCCGCTTGACTTTGGAGACCAAGGGAAACAA GTCCAAAGCCGCTTTCAACACCCCTGCGGAGGAGGACGTAGGTATCTACTCATGTCTGGTCACCCACACTGATGGTGCTTCATCCAGCTACAGTCTCTCTGAAGAAG AGTTGAAGAGGCTGCTGGTGATCAGTCATGACCACAAGTTCCCCG TTATTCCGCTGAAGTCGGACTTGgccgtggagctgctggagaagggAAAGGTTCGCTTTTGGCTGCAGGCGGACAAGATGACGGCTAACGGCAAAGTGGACTACATCTTCAACGATAACGCCGTCTCTCAGGGGGAC aaatacaaaatgaactTTGACAAAAACACCGGCGTGATCGAGATGATCATGGACTGTCTGACTCCGGCGGACGAGGGCACCTTCACCTTCCAGCTGCAGGATGGCAAAGCGACCAACCAGTCCAGCTTGGTGCTGATAGGCGACG TGTTCAAGGCGCTGCAGAAGGAATCAGAGTTCCAGATGAAAGAATGGGTCAGAAAGCAAG GTCCTCACTTCATCGAGTATTTGAGTTATGAGGTGACACAAGAGTGCTGCGTGATCCTCAAGTGCAAG GTTGGAAACATGAAGAAGGAGACGTCGGCGCTGTGGTACAAAGACGGCCACCAGATCAAAGCGGACGACAGTCTCGGCTTCACCGAGGGAGTCCTCAAGCTGGAAATTGCTCAA ATTTCCAAGAAGGACTCTGGTGTGTACGAAGTCGTTCTGAAGGACGACAGAGGGAAAGACACGTCCACGTTGAATCTGACGGATCAAG GTTTCAAAGACTTGATGAAtgaagttttcagttttatcG CCAATTCCTCCACCCCGCTGAAGATCACGAGCACTGATGAGGGCGTCCGACTCTACACCTTCGTCAACTTCTACAACGATTTACTCCAAGTGACGTGGCACTACAA GGATTCGGCCATCGCCTTTTCTGACCGGGTGAAGAGTGGCGTGGTGGGAGAGCAGCTGTGGCTGCAGATCACGGAGCCCACGGAGAAAGACACGGGCAAATACGCCATCGAGTTCCACGATGGCAAAGCGGGCCTGCGGAGGACCGTTGAGCTGTCCGGTCAAG CATTTGACGACGCGTTTGCAGAATTCAAGAGACTCCA AGCTGCTGCCATTGCAGAGAGAA GTCGTGCTCGAGTAGCAGGAGGCCTTCCCGACGTGGTCACCATCCAGGAGGGCAAG GCCCTCAATCTCACCTGCAATATCTCGGGCGACCCTTTGCCCGAGGTCACCTGGCTGAAGAACGACAGGGAGATCACCTCCGACGACCACTGCATCCTCAGCATCGCCTCGGGCAAGTTCGCCAGCTTCACCATCACCGCCGTGAACACGATGGACTCCGGCAAGTACAGCATCCTGGTGAAGAACAAGTACGGCACGGAGAGCGGGGACTTCACT CTGGAGATCGTGGAGGAAACGCCTGACTTCGGCACCACCTCGTACTCCACCGACGCAGAGGGAAACGTGGTGTTTGGACCAAACACCCCGAAGGAAAAGATGAAGACCGCAGTCACTGGAACCaaaaagcagaagaggaagg AATCTGTAACTAAGACGCTTCCAGTGGAGAAGGCTGCAGCGGAACCCGAAGCTTGCGATCCCAAACAAAAAGGGGATGCAGAAGTAGTTGCTGCTGACCGGCCTTTGACCGCTGAGCAGTCAGAAGCATCCGAGCCGCCGGCAGACACAGCAGAGGAGCCCGCAGCTGAAACACACTCAATCTGA